A genomic window from Aythya fuligula isolate bAytFul2 chromosome 15, bAytFul2.pri, whole genome shotgun sequence includes:
- the RBBP6 gene encoding E3 ubiquitin-protein ligase RBBP6, which yields MSCVHYKFSSKLNYDTVTFDGLHISLCDLKRQIMAREKLKAADCDLQITNAQTKEEYTDDNALIPKNSSVIVRRIPIGGVKATSKTYVISRTEPVSGTSKAIDDSSASISLAQLTKTANLAEANASEEDKIKAMMSQSGHEYDPINYMKKPLGPPPPSYTCFRCGKPGHYIKNCPTNGDKNFESVPRIKKSTGIPRSFMMEVKDPNTKGAMLTNTGKYAIPTIDAEAYAIGKKEKPPFLPEDPSSSSEEDDPIPDELLCLICKDIMTDAVVIPCCGNSYCDECIRTALLESEEHTCPTCHQTDVSPDALIANKFLRQAVNNFKNETGYTKRLRKIQQQQQQQPPPPPPPPPPLMRQTITRNLQPLMRPTISRQQDPLMIPLASLSSHSAALAPGQPVAAALPVNPSSVIVSDLPPAVSLSLRAEKPDGPFHDADAVIPPALMTAAELSKSSPLSISSLLEEKGYQVPVLRQPALQSLLGPQGQSIPTTGHPMRAGAIRSAGGRPGWELSTNRGRPHSERTQRTQAPTLPASAPVFVPVPPPPLYPPPPHALPLPPGVPPPQFPPQFPPGQPPSAGYPVPPPGYPPAPANMSSAWVPTAVPTAHSNAIPTTQAPPLSREEFYREQRRLKEEEKKKSKLDEFTNDFAKELMEYKKIQKERRRSFSRSKSPYSASSYSRSSYTYSKSRSGSSRSRSYSRSFSRSHSRSYSRSPPYPRRGKGKSRNYRSRSRSHGYHRSRSRSPPYRRYHSRSRSPVFRGQSPTKRTIPQGEGEREYFNRYREVPPYDIKAYYGRSVDFRDPFEKERYREWERNYREWYEKFYKGYAVGAQPRPPVNRENFSPDRFGPPGTRRENSPYARGRREDYAGGQSHRNRNIAGNYPEKLSGRESHGIKDPTKSKEKEVENPLGDGKGNKHKKHRKRRKGDENEGFPTAELLDSARKPREPGTAEDVKTDSLFMLPSRDDATPVRDEPMEADSIAFKPVSEKEKKEKDKPKAKVDKAKRKAEVAAPPKKDNAIKPAKASQEKVDTDREKSPRIEPPVKKVKEELPKADSVKTSSSQKDEKATGTPRKVHPKVTKDHPETRPAKEEKTKKDHTKEIKSEKPSNKEDKSKKAVEKSKPSDAKAEKRKRKADEKVDKEHEATSIKASKPESAESKTSPKGKTEPDGEKGERTPEKDKSAFLTTPAKKIKLNRETGKKIVSGENVPPVKEPVEKAEPSSSKVKQEKVKGKARRKVTAADGSGSTLVDYTSTSSTGGSPVRKSEEKPDTKRTVIKTMEEYNNDITAPAEDVIIMIQVPQSKWDKDDFESEEEDIKSTQPPSNIGKPASVVKNVSSKPPNPVKHNEKETEPLEKTQKTAKELSYESSQHDAKSSKSLMSNEKGKTKERDHSVSDKDASEKRKSSIQPEKDHSERATEQGNGKNISQSSKDSRSSDKHDSGRGSTAKDFTPNRDKKSDHDSNREHSSSKRRDEKSELARRKDSPSRNRESTSGQKSKPRDERAESSKKGTGDSKRSSYSPPRDRKQSDHKTTHDSKRSLEEHKPLDKNSGKEKEKHVSEITSNKDLGCNKPPLRQESPDVKNEKENMTGQNDKTGVKPKPQVSNPSRLSSDPTRETDEAAFVPDYNESDSESNVSAKDEETAGKNSKEPKEKAVDKVKEDAAAPATADQPEAGRSQSQSSPSVSRSRSQSPSESQTRSHSSSASSGESQDSKKKKKKKEKKKHKKHKKHKKHKKHTGNESELEKSQKHKHKKKKSKKSKDKEKDDQKVKSVTI from the exons ATTGATGACTCTTCTGCATCTATTTCTCTGGCCCAGCTTACtaag ACTGCCAATCTGGCTGAAGCCAATGCTTCCgaagaagataaaataaaagctatgatGTCACAGTCTGGCCATGAATATGATCCAATCAA TTACATGAAGAAACCCTTGGGTCCACCTCCACCATCATATACTTGCTTTCGTTGTGGAAAACCTGGCCACTATATCAAGAACTGCCCAACAAATGGG GACAAAAATTTTGAGTCTGTTCCCAGGATTAAAAAGAGCACAGGAATTCCCAGAAGTTTCATGATGGAAGTGAAAGATCCTAACACAAAGGGTGCTATGCTaacaaacactggaaaatacGCAATACCAACAATTGATGC GGAAGCTTATGCtataggaaagaaagagaagcctCCTTTCTTGCCAGAGgatccatcctcctcctctgaaGAAGATGATCCTATTCCAGATGAGTTGTTGTGTCTGATTTGTAAAGATATAATGACAGATGCGGTTGTTATTCCCTGCTGTGGAAACAGTTACTGTGATGAAT GTATCAGAACAGCATTACTGGAATCTGAGGAACATACATGCCCAACATGTCATCAAACAGATGTGTCTCCTGATGCTTTAATTGCCAACAAGTTCTTACGCCAG GCTGTGAACAACTTCAAAAATGAAACTGGCTACACAAAAAGACTCCGTAAGATtcagcagcaacaacagcagcagccaccaccaccaccaccacctccaccaccactaATGAGACAAACAATAACACGCAACCTGCAGCCTCTAATGAGGCCAACAATTTCCAGACAGCAAGATCCACTAATGATTCCATTAGCTTCTCTGTCTTCTCATTCTGCTGCTTTGGCCCCTGGTCAGCCTGTGGCAGCTGCGCTGCCAGTAAATCCGTCTTCTGTCATTGTCTCTGATCTCCCTCCAGCAGTGTCCCTGTCTCTCCGCGCTGAAAAGCCAGATGGACCTTTTCA CGATGCAGATGCTGTTATACCTCCTGCTCTGATGACTGCCGCTGAACTTTCTAAATCTTCCCCTCTGTCAATCAGCAGTTTGTTGGAAGAAAag GGCTATCAGGTTCCTGTACTAAGACAACCAGCATTACAAAGTCTTCTGGGTCCACAAGGACAATCAATACCCACAACTG GTCATCCCATGAGAGCCGGTGCAATTCGCTCAGCAGGCGGCAGGCCAGGTTGGGAACT AAGTACAAATCGAGGACGCCCGCATAGTGAACGTACACAAAGGACTCAGGCCCCAACACTGCCAGCATCAGCACCAGTCTTTGTGCCTGTGCCTCCACCTCCCTTGTATCCTCCACCTCCCCATGCACTTCCTCTTCCACCGGGGGTACCACCACCACAGTTTCCTCCTCAGTTTCCACCTGGTCAGCCTCCATCAGCTGGGTACCCTGTCCCCCCTCCAGGATatcccccagctcctgcaaacATGTCATCAGCTTGGGTACCAACAGCAGTACCAACGGCTCATTCAAATGCCATCCCAACGACACAAGCACCTCCTTTATCTAGGGAGGAGTTTTACAGAGAACAACGGAGACTTAAAGAGGA ggaaaagaaaaagtccaaACTTGATGAGTTTACAAATGATTTTGCTAAGGAATTGATGGAATATAAAAAGATTCAAAAGGAGCGTAGGCGTTCGTTTTCCAG gtccAAGTCTCCCTATAGTGCTTCATCTTACTCTAGAAGTTCATATACCTACTCCAAGTCAAGATCAGGTTCTTCCCGCTCCCGCTCCTACTCTCGATCGTTTAGTCGTTCCCATTCTCGTTCCTACTCGCGATCTCCTCCGTATCCAAGAAGAGGCAAAGGGAAGAGTCGTAACTATCGGTCTAGGTCAAGGTCACATGGTTATCACCGTTCAAGGTCAAGGTCACCCCCATACAGAAGATACCATTCTCGGTCTAGGTCTCCAGTATTTAGAGGCCAGTCTCCCACTAAACGGACTATACCgcaaggggaaggagaaagggagtaTTTTAACAGATACAGAGAAGTTCCACCGTATGATATAAAAGCTTACTATGGCAGATCTGTTGACTTCAGAGAtccttttgaaaaggaaagatacAGAGAATGGGAAAGGAACTATAGAGAATGGTATGAAAAGTTCTACAAGGGCTATGCTGTTGGTGCTCAACCTCGACCTCCAGTAAATAGAGAGAACTTTTCTCCAGATAGGTTTGGTCCACCTGGAACCAGACGAGAGAATTCACCATATGCTCGGGGACGTAGGGAGGATTATGCCGGTGGGCAGAGCCATAGAAATCGTAATATAGCTGGAAATTACCCTGAAAAACTTTCTGGAAGAGAGAGCCACGGTATAAAAGATCCTACAAAATCAAAAGAGAAGGAGGTTGAAAATCCACTGGGAGATggcaaaggaaataaacataaaaaacaccggaagaggagaaaaggggatGAGAATGAAGGATTTCCCACTGCTGAGTTGTTAGACAGTGCAAGAAAACCAAGAGAACCAGGTACAGCGGAAGATGTTAAAACAGATTCTCTGTTCATGCTTCCAAGTAGAGATGATGCCACACCTGTGAGAGATGAACCTATGGAAGCAGATTCTATTGCTTTCAAACCAGTgtctgaaaaggagaaaaaagagaaggataAGCCAAAAGCAAAAGTTGACAAGGCAAAACGGAAAGCAGAAGTGGCTGCTCCTCCTAAAAAAGACAATGCAATAAAACCAGCTAAAGCTTCCCAAGAGAAGGTGGACACCGATCGTGAAAAATCGCCTCGAATCGAACCTCCTGTGaaaaaagtgaaggaagagTTGCCAAAAGCAGACAGCGTTAAAACGTCTTCCTCTCAAAAGGATGAGAAGGCTACTGGTACACCGCGGAAAGTTCATCCAAAAGTGACAAAGGATCACCCAGAAACCAGACCagccaaggaagaaaagacaaagaaggaCCATACAAAAGAAATCAAGTCAGAGAAACCCTCCAACAAAGAGGACAAGTcaaaaaaagctgttgaaaaaaGCAAACCTTCTGatgcaaaagctgaaaaaagaaaaagaaaagcagatgaaaaggTTGATAAAGAACATGAAGCAACTTCGATAAAGGCCTCTAAACCAGAAAGTGCTGAATCAAAAACATCACCGAAGGGAAAAACTGAACCTGATggtgaaaaaggagagagaactCCAGAAAAGgataaatctgcttttcttacCACTCCTGCAAAAAAGATTAAACTTAACCGAGAAACTGGCAAAAAGATTGTGAGTGGAGAAAATGTGCCACCTGTGAAAGAACCCGTTGAGAAAGCTgagccaagcagcagcaaagttaaacaagaaaaagtgaaaggaaaagcgAGAAGAAAAGTAACAGCAGCTGATGGATCTGGTTCAACTCTTGTAGATTATACCAG tACAAGTTCTACTGGAGGAAGCCCTGTTAGAAAGTCTGAAGAGAAGCCAGATACAAAACGAACTGTCATCAAGACAATGGAGGAGTATAATAATGATATAACTGCCCCTGCTGAAGATGTCATTATTATGATCCAGGTTCCTCAGTCAAAGTGGGATAAGGACGACTTTGAGTCTGAAGAGGAAGACATTAAATCTACCCAGCCACCTTCAAATATAGGAAAACCTGCTAGTGTTGTAAAAAATGTGAGTAGTAAGCCTCCAAATCCTGTAAAACACAACGAAAAAGAGACTGAGCCTttggagaaaacacagaaaactgcaaaagagTTGAGTTATGAAAGCTCCCAGCATGATGCAAAAAGTTCAAAAAGTTTGATGTcaaatgaaaaagggaaaaccaaAGAGCGAGATCATTCTGTGTCAGACAAAGACGCttctgagaagagaaagagcagtATTCAGCCAGAAAAAGACCACTCAGAACGTGCAACTGaacaaggaaatggaaaaaatatttctcaatcTTCCAAAGACAGCAGATCTTCAGACAAACATGATTCTGGTCGTGGATCCACTGCTAAAGACTTTACTCCTAACCGAGACAAAAAATCTGACCATGATAGCAACAGAGAGCATTCTAGTTCCAAGCGTAGAGATGAAAAAAGTGAATTAGCAAGGAGAAAAGACTCCCCTTCTCGAAACAGAGAATCTACATCAGGACAAAAAAGTAAACCAAGAGATGAACGAGCAGAGTCCTCCAAAAAGGGCACTGGAGATTCCAAAAGGAGCAGCTACAGTCCTCCACGTGACCGAAAGCAGTCAGATCACAAAACTACTCATGATTCCAAGCGTTCATTAGAGGAGCACAAACCTCTAGATAAAAAttcagggaaggagaaagaa aaGCACGTGTCTGAAATAACGAGCAATAAAGACTTGGGTTGCAATAAGCCACCTTTGAGACAAGAATCACCAGAtgtaaaaaatgagaaagaaaacatgactgGACAAAATGATAAAACTGGTGTCAAGCCTAAGCCTCAGGTAAGCAACCCCTCACGGCTGTCTTCTGATCCAACTCGAGAAACTGATGAGGCTGCATTTGTGCCAGACTACAATGAAAGTGACAGTGAAAGTAATGTATCTGCAAAAGATGaggaaactgcaggaaaaaattcTAAAGAACcgaaagaaaaagctgttgatAAAGTTAAAGAGgatgcagcagcccctgccacaGCTGACCAGCCTGAAGCAGGCAGAAGTCAAAGTCAGAGCAGCCCCAGTGTTAGCCGCAGTCGCAGTCAAAGCCCTTCTGAGAGTCAAACTCGaagccacagcagcagtgccagctcaGGAGAGAGTcaagacagcaagaaaaagaaaaagaagaaagagaagaagaagcacaagaaacacaaaaaacataAGAAGCATAAGAAACACACTGGAAATGAATCAGAATTGGAGAAAAgccaaaaacacaaacacaagaagaaaaaatcaaagaagaGCAAAGATAAAGAGAAAGATGACCAAAAAGTTAAATCTGTCACTATATAG